One segment of Solanum stenotomum isolate F172 chromosome 1, ASM1918654v1, whole genome shotgun sequence DNA contains the following:
- the LOC125854596 gene encoding uncharacterized protein LOC125854596, with amino-acid sequence MTDVTIVEKILRSLTLKYDYVVCSIEESKNIDKLSLDEFQSSLLVHKQKMNRSSSSEEQALKSECYARLPNDKYKKSNFVQSNEVETLLMAVQVEKELEQNVCFGDSSTVSAIGKDDIKIRTKNGFEETISNVLYVTTLKSNLLSVVLAENREYSPLFESRNKRSVMVVAF; translated from the exons ATGACTGATGTCACAATTGTGGAAAAGATATTGCGCTCCCTAACGCTGAAGTATGACTATGTCGTTTGCTCCATTGAGGAgtcaaaaaatatagataagtTATCGCTTGACGAATTTCAAAGTTCTTTATTGGTACATAAGCAAAAGATGAACCGTAGTTCATCTTCTGAAGAGCAGGCTTTGAAG TCTGAATGTTATGCTAGGCTGCCTAATGACAAGTATAAGAAGTCAAATTTTGTTCAAAGTAACGAAGTTGAGACATTGTTGATGGCAGTCCAAGTAGAGAAGGAACTTGAACAAAACGTTTG TTTTGGTGATTCTTCCACTGTGAGTGCAATTGGAAAGGATGATATTAAGATTAGAACCAAGAATGGTTTTGAAGAAACGATCTCAAATGTGCTATATGTTACTACTTTGAAAAGCAATCTGCTAAGT GTTGTTCTCGCTGAAAATAGAGAATATTCACCGTTGTTTGAAAGCAGAAATAAGAGATCTGTCATGGTTGTGGCATTTTAG